The segment AAAGGGAGATGTTTATTCTCAGGGATTCCAGTCAAAATAAGATTTGTATGAGATTATGCGATATAAGGTAAAGACAGGGACTCTTGCATGGATTATACATCGCGGGACAGGTGTTGCCCTTACACTTTATCTATTTCTCCATCTCTGGGTTTTAGTCCACCTGAAGGATGCGCATAGCTACAGGGAATTGATAGAGCTTATGCGCTCTCCAGTTGTAAGACTCAGTGAGGCCGGCCTTTTAGCCCTTGTTATTGCCCACGGGCTTAATGGTATAAGGGTTATGATTGTTGATCTGGGCCTGGCAACAAAGGAACATAAAGGTATGTTCTGGAGCCTTGCAGGGATTGGTTTGATTTTATTTATCTTCGGCGCATGGCCGATATTAAAGATATGAGCCGATCTGGCGCCATAAGCTATCTATTGCAGAGGCTTTCAGGAATCGTGCTCCTCGGTGCTCTTATTACCCACTTCTGGATAATGCATTTTACAGGCAGTGGACATGTGGATTATGATGCAGTGGCAAAACGCCTTTCAACAATTCCCTACAAGGCATTTAATATGGGATTTCTCATCCTTGTTGTTTATCACGGATTCAATGGACTCTGGGCAATAACACTTGATTATATTCAGAATGAGAGGGCGCTAAAGACAATTAAAGGGCTTATCCTCATCGCAGGGGCCGTGCTCCTTATTGTTGGATTCTACATAGTATTTTTATTTTGATATGACCCATGATTTTGACATAGTCATTGTCGGTGCCGGGCTTGCCGGCTGCAGGGCTGCGCTTGAGGCTGCTGACAGGGCAAAGGTTGCTGTACTCACAAAACTCTATCCAACCCGCTCTCATTCCTCTGCTGCACAGGGTGGCATTGCCGCTGCACTGGGGAATGAAGAAGATGACTCGCCTGAATGGCATATGTTTGATACTGTGAAGGGAAGCGATTATCTCGGAGACCAGGACGCTATTGAGGTGATGACAGAGGATGCCATAAGGACTGTCATTGAGCTTGAGCATATCGGTGTCCCTTTCTCAAGGACAGAAAAAGGAAAGATTGCGCAGAGGAATTTCGGCGGGCACACAAGG is part of the Nitrospirota bacterium genome and harbors:
- the sdhC gene encoding succinate dehydrogenase, cytochrome b556 subunit, with amino-acid sequence MRYKVKTGTLAWIIHRGTGVALTLYLFLHLWVLVHLKDAHSYRELIELMRSPVVRLSEAGLLALVIAHGLNGIRVMIVDLGLATKEHKGMFWSLAGIGLILFIFGAWPILKI
- the sdhD gene encoding succinate dehydrogenase, hydrophobic membrane anchor protein, which gives rise to MADIKDMSRSGAISYLLQRLSGIVLLGALITHFWIMHFTGSGHVDYDAVAKRLSTIPYKAFNMGFLILVVYHGFNGLWAITLDYIQNERALKTIKGLILIAGAVLLIVGFYIVFLF